The Methylomicrobium agile genome has a segment encoding these proteins:
- a CDS encoding membrane protein, protein MKRPSDTDRNSAPIFYFLQKWLDRNVFDLGRQMRISYVPPLMVYLAAGVAGLTGIVGTFFVKEYLGLSAEFLAALGFWVMLPWALKMPIGHGVDLLWRHKAGLIYLGAVLIAAGLLIMINLLSDREYMQSLWPVENWYVLAALLAPVGYVIQDTVADAMTVEAVAVIDEQGRPLPEPEILAAHTTMQTLGRVAIIGGSLLVAGVNVAFFSGIETMGETGKAAVYLSIYRWALWIPVISILGVVLSSHLRAQEEWRLAAHGFEFEDIERLTARAREVPAVNWPLLGGGVGFALFAAAVGLGGLRNSEEIVFAGSLAIVLFLMWRLTMDLDGTTKNRLYGTAFVIFAFRAVPTTGAGETWWMIDDLGFDQQFISKLSLIGSALTLLGMFLFRRFMAERPITYIIAVLTVVLALLYIPNIALYYGLQKWTAELTGGVVDARFIALVDTALESPLGQIAMIPMLAWIANSAPKQLKATYFAVMAAFVNLALSLSQLLTKWLNQGFVITREVRDAATGQVVVAADYSELGWLLIVVMGLNFAIPIAAIVLAKRTWLKD, encoded by the coding sequence ATGAAGAGGCCGTCGGACACAGACCGGAATAGCGCACCGATCTTTTACTTTTTGCAAAAATGGCTGGATCGCAATGTGTTCGATCTTGGCCGGCAGATGCGCATCAGTTACGTGCCGCCGTTGATGGTGTATCTGGCGGCGGGCGTAGCGGGGCTGACCGGTATCGTCGGAACTTTTTTCGTAAAGGAATATTTGGGCCTGAGCGCGGAGTTTCTGGCTGCGCTGGGGTTCTGGGTGATGCTGCCCTGGGCCTTGAAAATGCCGATAGGGCATGGGGTCGACTTGCTGTGGCGCCATAAGGCCGGCCTGATCTATCTGGGCGCGGTACTGATCGCCGCCGGTTTGCTGATCATGATCAATCTGTTGAGCGACCGCGAGTATATGCAATCGTTATGGCCCGTCGAAAACTGGTATGTGCTGGCGGCGCTCCTGGCGCCGGTCGGTTACGTAATCCAGGATACCGTGGCCGATGCAATGACCGTGGAGGCCGTGGCCGTCATCGACGAACAAGGCCGGCCGCTGCCCGAACCGGAAATACTGGCCGCGCATACCACGATGCAGACGCTGGGCCGGGTCGCGATCATCGGCGGCAGCCTGTTGGTAGCGGGCGTTAATGTCGCGTTCTTCAGCGGTATCGAAACGATGGGCGAAACCGGGAAAGCGGCGGTTTATCTGTCGATTTACCGGTGGGCGCTGTGGATTCCGGTGATTTCGATTCTGGGTGTTGTGCTGTCGTCCCATTTGCGTGCGCAGGAAGAATGGCGGCTCGCCGCGCACGGTTTCGAGTTTGAAGATATCGAGCGGCTGACTGCCCGCGCCCGGGAGGTGCCCGCGGTCAATTGGCCGCTGCTCGGCGGCGGGGTTGGATTTGCGCTGTTCGCGGCGGCGGTCGGATTGGGAGGATTGCGAAACAGCGAGGAAATCGTATTTGCCGGGTCTTTGGCGATCGTGCTGTTTTTGATGTGGCGATTGACGATGGACCTCGACGGCACAACGAAAAACCGTTTGTACGGGACCGCGTTCGTGATCTTCGCGTTCCGCGCGGTCCCAACCACCGGCGCGGGTGAAACCTGGTGGATGATCGACGACCTCGGCTTCGACCAGCAGTTCATCTCGAAGTTGTCGCTGATCGGGAGCGCGCTGACCCTGCTCGGCATGTTCCTGTTTCGCCGCTTCATGGCCGAGCGGCCGATCACCTACATCATCGCGGTGCTGACCGTCGTGCTGGCCCTGCTTTATATCCCCAATATCGCGCTGTATTACGGCCTTCAAAAATGGACCGCGGAGCTGACGGGCGGCGTCGTCGATGCCCGCTTCATCGCGCTGGTCGATACCGCGCTCGAATCGCCGCTGGGCCAGATCGCGATGATTCCGATGCTGGCCTGGATCGCCAATTCGGCCCCCAAACAGTTGAAGGCGACTTATTTCGCGGTAATGGCGGCGTTCGTGAACTTGGCATTGTCCCTGTCGCAGTTGTTGACCAAATGGCTGAATCAAGGCTTCGTGATTACCCGCGAAGTGCGCGACGCGGCGACCGGGCAAGTTGTGGTTGCCGCGGATTACAGCGAACTCGGCTGGCTGCTGATCGTGGTGATGGGGCTGAACTTCGCGATTCCGATCGCGGCGATCGTGTTGGCGAAGCGGACCTGGCTGAAAGACTGA
- the ppk2 gene encoding polyphosphate kinase 2: protein MKHKHDRKKIDKDEYQAALIRLQIELVKLQKHIIKHGEKVLILFEGRDAGGKDGSIKRITQHLSPRETRVVALGKPSDRDQSSWYFQRYVPHLPAAQEMALFNRSWYNRAGVERVMGFCSDGEYHEFLETVPDFERMLVRSGIKLLKYYLDISREEQKRRLEDRERDPLKQWKISPVDLEAVKHWDDYSLARNIMFARTHHLDAPWTVVRADDKKSARLNIIKDILFRLDYKDKNDAEVLPDADIVFNYAESYLKNGMIAE from the coding sequence ATGAAACATAAACACGACAGGAAAAAAATCGACAAGGATGAATATCAAGCCGCTCTGATCCGGTTGCAGATCGAACTGGTCAAGCTGCAAAAGCACATCATCAAGCACGGCGAAAAAGTGCTGATCCTTTTCGAGGGGCGCGACGCGGGCGGCAAGGACGGTTCGATCAAACGCATCACCCAGCATTTGAGCCCGCGCGAAACCCGGGTGGTGGCGCTGGGCAAACCTTCCGACCGGGACCAAAGCAGCTGGTATTTTCAACGCTATGTGCCGCACCTGCCGGCGGCCCAGGAAATGGCGCTGTTCAACCGCAGTTGGTACAACCGCGCCGGCGTCGAGCGGGTGATGGGCTTCTGCAGCGACGGGGAATATCACGAGTTTCTCGAAACCGTCCCGGATTTCGAGCGGATGCTGGTTCGGTCGGGCATCAAGCTGTTGAAGTATTATCTGGACATCAGCCGGGAAGAGCAGAAGCGACGCCTCGAAGACCGCGAACGGGACCCCTTGAAACAATGGAAAATCAGCCCGGTCGATCTGGAAGCGGTCAAGCATTGGGACGACTACAGCCTCGCCCGCAATATCATGTTCGCGAGAACGCATCATCTGGATGCCCCCTGGACGGTCGTGCGGGCCGACGATAAAAAAAGTGCGCGGCTCAATATCATCAAGGATATTCTGTTCCGCCTCGACTATAAGGATAAAAACGATGCGGAAGTGCTTCCCGATGCCGACATTGTATTCAACTATGCGGAGAGCTATCTGAAAAACGGGATGATTGCGGAATAG
- a CDS encoding dicarboxylate/amino acid:cation symporter, producing the protein MNKPNCFALPLYVQVVIGVAAGALLGVLFGTESYGFNLFSNAALGQLGQLVIRLLKALAAPLVFFAILDAMIHTDISLKHGRRLLALCSINLAVAIIIGLTLMNTLRPGHLWEGRLTTMTNQLDHGTSRLMPKSVPENLTLDPLKNLAGYIPKSLAEPFVENNMIAIILLALLAGGAIRQMKRQTADEDQAGLVMLEKSIGVGCRLLIQMLLWVVKAIPFAVFGVVAQVVGKAGLEVFELVAVFLAAMLGGLLIHALVYYPGMVRWGGRMPVKRYFSEGADAIVTGLSTNSSLATMPVTLRCLTENMGISSRSARLSVCIGTNLNNDGIILYEAMAALFLAQAIGIELNFAQQLVIIAAAIMVGVGISGIPEAGLIALPLVLSTAGLPEALVVTAVPLITTIDWIIARFRSGVNVMNDMLIAILLDRLDKRKH; encoded by the coding sequence ATGAACAAACCCAACTGCTTTGCCTTGCCTTTATATGTCCAGGTCGTCATCGGCGTCGCCGCCGGCGCCCTTCTGGGCGTCCTATTCGGAACCGAAAGTTACGGCTTTAATTTATTCAGCAACGCGGCGCTCGGCCAATTGGGACAACTGGTGATCCGCCTTCTGAAAGCGCTTGCGGCGCCGCTGGTCTTTTTCGCCATTCTGGACGCGATGATCCATACCGACATTTCGCTCAAGCACGGTCGCCGCCTGCTGGCTTTGTGTTCGATCAATCTGGCGGTGGCGATAATCATCGGCCTCACTTTGATGAATACCCTGCGTCCGGGCCATCTGTGGGAAGGCAGGCTGACGACGATGACAAACCAACTGGACCACGGCACAAGCCGCTTGATGCCCAAATCGGTACCGGAAAATCTGACGCTCGATCCGCTAAAAAACCTCGCCGGCTATATCCCGAAAAGCCTGGCCGAACCGTTTGTCGAAAACAATATGATCGCGATCATCCTGCTGGCGTTGCTGGCCGGCGGCGCGATCCGCCAGATGAAGCGGCAGACGGCGGACGAAGATCAAGCGGGGCTCGTCATGCTGGAAAAATCGATCGGCGTCGGCTGCCGGCTGCTGATCCAGATGCTGCTCTGGGTCGTCAAGGCCATACCGTTCGCGGTTTTCGGCGTGGTCGCGCAAGTGGTCGGGAAAGCGGGCCTGGAAGTGTTCGAGCTGGTGGCGGTGTTCCTGGCCGCAATGCTGGGCGGATTGCTGATCCATGCCCTCGTCTATTATCCCGGCATGGTCAGATGGGGCGGCAGAATGCCGGTCAAGCGCTATTTTTCGGAAGGCGCGGACGCGATCGTGACCGGCCTTTCCACCAACAGCAGCCTGGCGACGATGCCGGTCACTCTGCGCTGCCTGACCGAAAACATGGGAATTTCAAGCCGGTCGGCGCGCTTGTCGGTCTGCATCGGCACCAATTTGAACAACGACGGCATCATCCTGTACGAAGCGATGGCCGCGCTGTTTCTGGCGCAAGCGATCGGCATCGAACTGAACTTTGCGCAGCAACTGGTTATCATTGCGGCGGCCATCATGGTGGGCGTCGGCATTTCGGGCATTCCCGAAGCCGGCCTGATCGCCCTGCCCCTGGTATTGAGCACGGCCGGCCTGCCGGAAGCCTTGGTGGTCACCGCGGTGCCGCTGATCACTACGATCGACTGGATCATTGCCCGGTTCCGGTCCGGCGTAAACGTGATGAACGACATGCTAATCGCGATTCTGCTGGACCGGCTGGACAAAAGAAAGCATTAA
- the tnpA gene encoding IS200/IS605 family transposase, with amino-acid sequence MDENESLSHSRWECKYHVVFIPKCRRRTLYKALRQHLGEVFRRLASQKESRILEGHLMPDHVHMLIAIPPKYAVSQVIGFVKGKSAIHLARVYGEKKRNFVGQHFWARGYFVSTVGRDETMIREYIRHQEQEDQRIEQLNLWN; translated from the coding sequence ATGGACGAGAATGAAAGCTTAAGTCACTCCCGCTGGGAGTGCAAATATCATGTGGTATTTATCCCGAAATGCCGGCGACGCACTTTGTATAAAGCATTGCGTCAGCATTTGGGAGAGGTCTTTCGAAGGCTGGCGAGCCAGAAAGAAAGCCGGATACTGGAAGGGCATTTGATGCCAGATCATGTCCATATGTTGATTGCGATACCGCCGAAGTATGCGGTGTCGCAAGTGATCGGTTTCGTCAAAGGGAAGAGCGCCATCCATTTGGCGCGGGTTTATGGAGAGAAGAAACGAAATTTTGTGGGGCAACACTTTTGGGCGCGGGGTTACTTTGTTTCGACGGTGGGTCGAGATGAAACGATGATCCGAGAATACATACGGCACCAGGAACAAGAAGACCAGCGAATTGAACAATTGAATCTTTGGAACTGA
- a CDS encoding YcbK family protein, which yields MDTIASRREFLKKLALGSLVILGGSGTATAAVRHVIHPVKHRHKPGHEPVFHAFDRSVHPRNTAPYPHTFEHKTLAFEHTHTGDKLKLTYFERGRYIKEALHEINYLLRDFRTDTIHPIDTALLDQLFMLKQTLGVNKPFHIISGYRSPFTNAQLRRYSHGVAEHSFHMQGRAIDIRLEGISPKIVRNAALAIAQGGVGYYPRDNFVHLDTGHFRTW from the coding sequence ATGGACACCATTGCATCCAGACGCGAGTTTCTGAAGAAGCTGGCTTTGGGATCATTGGTAATACTGGGTGGATCGGGAACGGCTACAGCGGCCGTAAGGCACGTCATCCATCCCGTGAAGCATAGACACAAGCCCGGGCATGAGCCCGTTTTCCATGCCTTCGACCGTTCGGTTCACCCGCGGAATACAGCGCCTTATCCGCATACTTTCGAACATAAAACGCTCGCCTTCGAACATACGCATACCGGCGATAAGCTAAAGCTGACCTATTTTGAACGCGGCCGCTATATCAAAGAAGCGCTGCATGAAATCAATTATCTGCTCCGCGATTTCCGTACCGACACTATTCACCCGATCGATACAGCTTTACTGGATCAGTTGTTTATGCTGAAGCAAACGCTTGGCGTCAATAAACCGTTCCATATCATCTCCGGTTATCGTTCGCCTTTTACCAATGCTCAGCTCCGTAGGTACAGTCATGGCGTGGCGGAACATAGTTTTCATATGCAAGGCCGGGCCATTGATATCAGGCTTGAAGGCATTTCACCCAAAATCGTTAGAAACGCCGCGCTGGCAATCGCGCAAGGCGGCGTAGGTTATTATCCTCGAGACAATTTCGTCCATCTGGACACCGGACATTTTAGAACCTGGTAA
- a CDS encoding HsdR family type I site-specific deoxyribonuclease, whose product MSDYKTIAESRNFIVLDRYEPEWKVAENYQSESDLERELIQDLVNQGYEFASSIKTPEALLANVRVQLQALNAVQFTEGEWLRFVETWLDKPSEGIVEKTRKVHDDYIHDFIFDDGRIQNIYLLDKKNIARNKVQVIKQFEQAGSHANRYDVTILVNGLPLVQVELKKRGVAIREAFNQVHRYSKESFNSEHSLFRYLQLFVISNGTDTRYFANTTQRNKNSFDFTMNWAKADNTLIKDLKDFTATFFQKHTLLNVLLHYSVFDVSNTLLVMRPYQIAATERILWKIKSSYQARNWSNTESGGYIWHTTGSGKTLTSFKAARLATELDFIDKVFFVVDRKDLDYQTMKEYQRFSPDSVNGSDSTAGLKRNLEKDDNKIVVTTIQKLNNLMKSEADLPIYGKQVVFIFDECHRSQFGEAQKNLKKKFKRFYQFGFTGTPIFPQNALGAETTASVFGRELHAYVITDAIRDEKVLKFKVDYNDVRPQFKAIETEQDETKLSAAENKQALLHPDRIREITKYILNNFRQKTHRLQPGNKGFNAMFAVSSVDAAKLYYECFRELQKNSDKPLKVATIFSFAANEEQDAIGDIQDESFDVSAMNSSAKEFLSAAIADYNALFKTNFSVDGNGFQNYYRDLALRVKSQEIDLLIVVGMFLTGFDAPTLNTLFVDKNLRYHGLLQAYSRTNRIFDATKTFGNIVTFRDLEQATVDAITLFGDKNTKNVVLEKSYKEYMEGFTDVATGEARRGFVEVVAELEQRFPNPDEIVKESDKKAFAKLFGEYLRVENVLQNYDEFASLKALQSVDMSDPEAVEAFKAQHYLSDEDVAALQAIRIPADRKIQDYRSTYNDIRDWLRREKSAAEKEKSTIDWDDVVFEVDLLKSQEINLDYILELIFENNKKVKDKAALVEDVRRVIRASLGNRAKEGLLVDFINQTDLDKIGDKASVIDAFFTFAQAEQQREAQELISSESLNAEAARRYIATSLKREFASDNGTELNAILPKMSPLNPRYLTKKQSVFQKIAAFVEKFKGVGGQV is encoded by the coding sequence ATGAGCGACTACAAAACCATCGCCGAGTCCCGGAATTTCATCGTTCTGGACAGGTACGAGCCGGAATGGAAAGTTGCCGAGAACTACCAGAGCGAAAGCGACCTGGAACGGGAGCTGATCCAGGATCTGGTCAATCAGGGCTACGAGTTCGCCTCGTCCATCAAGACGCCCGAAGCCTTGCTGGCCAACGTGCGCGTGCAACTGCAGGCACTCAACGCCGTTCAGTTCACCGAGGGCGAATGGCTGCGCTTTGTGGAAACCTGGCTGGATAAGCCCAGCGAGGGCATCGTTGAAAAGACCCGCAAGGTTCACGACGACTACATCCACGACTTTATCTTTGACGATGGGCGCATCCAGAACATTTACCTGCTGGACAAGAAGAACATCGCCCGCAACAAGGTGCAGGTGATCAAGCAGTTCGAGCAGGCGGGCAGCCACGCCAACCGCTATGACGTGACGATTCTGGTCAATGGCCTGCCGCTGGTGCAGGTGGAGCTGAAGAAGCGCGGCGTGGCGATCCGGGAGGCCTTCAACCAGGTGCATCGTTACAGCAAGGAGAGCTTTAACAGCGAGCATTCCTTGTTCAGGTATCTGCAGTTGTTCGTGATCTCCAACGGCACCGACACCCGTTACTTTGCCAATACCACGCAGCGCAACAAGAACAGCTTCGACTTCACCATGAACTGGGCGAAGGCGGACAACACGCTGATCAAGGACCTGAAGGACTTCACGGCCACCTTCTTCCAGAAGCACACTTTGCTCAATGTGCTGCTGCATTACTCGGTGTTCGACGTCAGCAACACGCTGCTGGTGATGCGGCCTTACCAGATCGCCGCCACGGAACGCATTCTGTGGAAGATCAAGAGCAGCTATCAGGCCAGGAACTGGAGCAACACGGAAAGCGGCGGCTATATCTGGCACACTACCGGCAGCGGCAAGACCTTGACCAGCTTCAAGGCCGCGCGCCTGGCCACTGAGCTGGACTTCATCGACAAGGTGTTCTTCGTGGTGGACCGCAAGGATCTGGACTACCAGACCATGAAGGAATACCAGCGCTTTTCGCCGGACAGTGTCAACGGCTCCGACAGCACGGCGGGCCTGAAGCGCAACCTGGAGAAGGACGACAACAAGATCGTCGTCACCACCATCCAGAAGCTCAACAACCTGATGAAGAGCGAGGCCGACTTGCCCATCTACGGCAAGCAGGTGGTGTTCATCTTCGATGAGTGCCACCGCAGCCAGTTTGGCGAGGCCCAGAAGAACCTGAAGAAAAAGTTCAAGAGGTTCTACCAGTTTGGTTTCACCGGCACGCCCATTTTCCCGCAGAACGCACTGGGCGCCGAGACCACGGCCAGCGTGTTTGGCCGTGAGCTGCACGCGTACGTGATCACTGATGCGATCCGCGATGAAAAGGTCCTCAAGTTCAAGGTGGACTACAACGATGTGCGCCCGCAATTCAAGGCCATCGAGACGGAGCAGGACGAGACGAAGCTGAGTGCGGCGGAGAACAAGCAAGCCCTGCTGCACCCGGATCGCATCCGCGAGATCACCAAGTACATCCTGAACAACTTCCGGCAGAAGACCCACCGCCTGCAGCCGGGCAACAAGGGCTTCAACGCCATGTTCGCCGTCAGCAGCGTGGATGCGGCCAAGCTTTATTACGAGTGCTTCCGGGAACTGCAGAAGAACAGCGACAAGCCACTGAAGGTGGCGACCATCTTCTCGTTCGCAGCCAACGAAGAGCAGGACGCGATTGGTGACATCCAGGATGAGAGCTTCGATGTGTCTGCCATGAACAGCAGCGCCAAGGAGTTCCTGAGCGCGGCCATTGCCGACTACAACGCGCTGTTTAAAACCAATTTCAGCGTGGATGGCAATGGCTTCCAAAACTATTATCGGGATCTTGCGCTACGCGTGAAAAGTCAGGAAATTGATTTATTGATTGTGGTGGGGATGTTTTTGACCGGCTTTGATGCGCCCACGCTGAATACCTTGTTTGTCGATAAAAACCTGCGCTATCACGGTTTGCTACAGGCTTATTCGCGCACGAACCGTATTTTCGATGCCACCAAAACCTTTGGCAATATCGTCACCTTCCGCGATTTAGAACAAGCCACGGTGGACGCCATTACCCTATTTGGCGATAAGAACACCAAAAACGTGGTGCTGGAAAAAAGCTACAAGGAGTACATGGAAGGTTTTACCGATGTGGCGACTGGTGAAGCCCGACGCGGCTTTGTGGAGGTAGTCGCGGAGCTAGAGCAGCGTTTTCCTAACCCCGATGAGATTGTTAAAGAATCCGATAAAAAAGCTTTTGCGAAATTATTTGGCGAGTATTTGCGCGTGGAGAATGTGCTGCAAAACTATGATGAATTTGCCAGCCTGAAAGCCCTGCAAAGCGTTGACATGAGCGACCCGGAGGCCGTTGAGGCATTTAAAGCCCAACATTATCTAAGCGATGAGGACGTGGCCGCGCTGCAAGCCATCAGAATACCCGCCGACCGGAAAATTCAGGATTATCGCTCCACCTATAACGATATACGCGACTGGCTACGCCGTGAAAAATCTGCCGCTGAAAAAGAAAAATCCACCATTGATTGGGATGACGTAGTCTTTGAGGTAGATCTGCTTAAGTCGCAAGAGATCAATTTAGACTACATTCTGGAACTGATTTTTGAAAATAATAAAAAAGTTAAAGATAAAGCGGCACTGGTTGAAGACGTGCGTCGAGTGATTCGCGCCAGTCTGGGCAACCGCGCTAAAGAGGGCTTGTTGGTTGATTTTATAAATCAAACCGACCTGGATAAGATTGGCGATAAGGCCAGTGTTATTGATGCTTTCTTCACCTTTGCGCAAGCTGAACAACAGCGTGAAGCCCAAGAGCTCATTAGTAGCGAGAGCCTAAATGCTGAGGCGGCCAGGCGTTACATCGCCACCTCGCTAAAACGGGAATTTGCCAGTGACAATGGCACTGAGCTCAATGCCATTCTGCCTAAAATGAGCCCGTTAAACCCGCGGTACCTGACAAAAAAGCAGAGTGTCTTCCAGAAAATAGCCGCTTTTGTCGAGAAATTTAAAGGCGTGGGTGGGCAGGTCTAA
- a CDS encoding virulence RhuM family protein, with translation MPKHPLTLRDQTTEFLLYTTPNGAIKVEVLLANETIWLTQKRMAELFGVGVPAVSKHLKNIFESNELDPDSVISILETTAEDGKKYQTQYYNLDAVISVGYRVNSAQATQFRIWATQLIKEYIIKGFAMDDERLKNGRYFGKDYFRELLERVRSIRASERRIYQQITDIFAECSIASNPISIAP, from the coding sequence ATGCCAAAACACCCGCTCACCCTGCGCGACCAAACCACGGAATTCCTGCTCTACACCACCCCGAATGGCGCGATCAAGGTGGAGGTTCTGCTCGCCAACGAGACTATTTGGCTGACCCAGAAGCGCATGGCGGAGTTGTTCGGCGTGGGTGTGCCTGCCGTCTCCAAGCACCTGAAAAACATATTTGAAAGCAATGAGCTAGACCCAGATTCAGTTATTTCCATTTTGGAAACAACTGCCGAAGACGGCAAAAAGTACCAGACCCAGTATTACAACCTTGATGCGGTGATTTCGGTCGGCTACCGCGTCAATTCGGCGCAGGCTACCCAGTTTCGTATCTGGGCCACCCAGCTTATCAAGGAGTACATCATCAAGGGCTTTGCCATGGATGATGAGCGGCTGAAAAATGGCCGTTACTTTGGCAAGGACTATTTCCGTGAACTGCTGGAGCGGGTGCGCTCGATCCGTGCCAGCGAGCGGCGGATTTATCAGCAGATCACCGACATTTTTGCCGAATGCAGTATCGCATCGAATCCGATTTCGATCGCACCGTGA
- a CDS encoding restriction endonuclease subunit S, whose protein sequence is MSRIDDLIAEHCPDGVAFKRLGDIVRIKNGKDHKSLGDGEFPVYGSGGIMRYADTYAYNKPSVLIPRKGSLGNLFFVDVPFWTVDTIFYTEIDESQVRPKYLYYFLTTVGLGEMNQAGGVPSQTQSVLNELKIPVPCPDKPEKSLEIQAEIVRILDSFTELTAELTAELTARKKQYNYYRDKLLSFEEGEVEWKALGEVANIKNGKDWKKLGEGDIPVYGSGGIMAYVDSFAYDKPTVLIPRKGSITNIFYVDEPFWNVDTIYYTEIDFAQINPKFFFHYLKTLDLMRLDTGSGRPSLTQAILNTILIPIPVLEEQARIVAILDKFDALTNSIAEGLPREIELRQKQYEYYRDLLFSFPKPEAALAASA, encoded by the coding sequence ATGAGTCGTATTGATGACCTAATTGCTGAACACTGCCCGGATGGGGTTGCGTTCAAGCGTCTTGGCGACATTGTGCGCATCAAGAACGGTAAAGATCACAAATCGCTTGGTGATGGAGAATTTCCGGTTTATGGCTCCGGCGGGATCATGCGATATGCAGATACCTACGCCTACAACAAGCCATCAGTCTTGATACCAAGAAAGGGCTCGCTTGGAAATCTTTTCTTCGTAGATGTTCCGTTTTGGACAGTCGATACTATCTTTTATACGGAAATTGACGAATCACAGGTTCGCCCAAAATATCTTTACTATTTCCTGACAACGGTAGGCCTGGGCGAAATGAATCAGGCAGGCGGCGTTCCTAGTCAAACGCAATCCGTATTAAACGAATTAAAAATTCCTGTCCCTTGTCCGGATAAGCCCGAAAAATCGCTTGAAATCCAGGCCGAAATCGTCCGTATACTGGACAGCTTCACCGAGCTGACCGCCGAGCTGACCGCCGAGCTGACCGCCCGCAAAAAACAATACAACTACTATCGGGACAAGTTGTTGAGTTTTGAAGAAGGGGAGGTGGAGTGGAAGGCGTTGGGAGAAGTGGCAAATATTAAGAACGGGAAGGACTGGAAGAAGCTAGGTGAAGGAGATATTCCGGTGTATGGCTCTGGAGGGATTATGGCGTATGTTGATTCTTTTGCGTACGACAAACCAACGGTCCTCATTCCGAGGAAAGGTTCTATAACTAATATTTTTTACGTTGATGAACCGTTTTGGAATGTAGACACTATTTACTATACCGAGATCGACTTCGCTCAGATAAACCCTAAGTTCTTTTTTCATTATTTGAAAACTTTGGACTTAATGAGACTCGACACGGGGTCAGGTAGACCAAGTCTCACACAGGCAATTCTAAATACTATTTTAATTCCTATTCCTGTGCTGGAAGAACAAGCTCGCATCGTCGCCATCCTCGACAAATTCGACGCCCTGACCAACTCCATCGCCGAAGGCCTACCGCGCGAAATCGAATTGCGCCAGAAGCAATACGAGTATTACCGCGACTTGCTGTTCAGCTTCCCCAAACCAGAAGCCGCTTTAGCCGCCAGTGCGTAA